The following is a genomic window from Miscanthus floridulus cultivar M001 chromosome 14, ASM1932011v1, whole genome shotgun sequence.
AGATAACTCTGGTTGCACAGCTTTCGCAGAAATGTAGCATTGCAGCACAATAGATCCATCAGTCTACTTGTCGAGTAATCATTAGTGTCAATCTCAAGTGACTGAAGACCGTGTTTACCCAACACAGTGAGAGATGATTCCAAAGCTTCTTGATACTTCCACATGCCATGATCACCAAGTTCACTGCTGCCGTGCAGTCTTATGTGAAGGACCCTTAAATTAGTCAAACGCCTGAGCTGCTCCAGAAATTTCACAGAGCCAGACGAATAAGCATGTGACAGCATGCGTAACGATTGCAGGTTGCCAATCTGATCTGGCAGTTCTATGTTAAAATCAACTAGTAGACGCACCAGATTTTTCAAATTGCCTATGGTTGGGGGTAATTTGTCAATTTTGCTGCCATGTATGTCCAGTGTCTGTAAATACTGCAGGCCTCCAATGGTCTCTGGAAGTTCAGTAATACTATGACAACCTATTTCCAGGTACTTCAATTGCAAAGAGCTCCCAATACTTTTAATGTGGTGGTTACTAATACCAAGGTTGGCACAAGTACATCGTAGAACCAATACTCTTAAAGAATGAAATATTGGCAGATGAGGGGCTTCTTTATTTGCCACGTGGAACCTAATCAGCGAGCGAACCTGTGAGCACTTGTTCATAATCTCCTGCAGTACATCATTTTCCAAAAAGCTGGATAGGAGAGAGAGCCGGCGAATCTTGTCAGCGGAACATTTAAACATCTCCCCCTCTACCACTGTGACAAAGTTCTGCTCTGTGGAAAGTGAAATGATAAGATCAAGCACCGTATCATGGAGTCGGCAGGCTCTAGCCATCCCATCATACATTATATCAATAGGTTGAATCAAGCTTCTGTTGATAAGATCATTAAAGTAGTTCTCTCCTGTTTGATCCAATGTTTGTCCAATTTCATTTGTGATGAACCCCTCAGCTATCCATCTCCATATTAGCTTTTCTCTTGCAATCTTACAGTCCTCAGGAAATATACAAAGATACAAGAAGCAGGACTTCAGATGATGTGGAAGATCATAGTAGCTAAGCAGGAGTATATCTCGAACTAGTTGTGAATGAAGTCCAGAAACCATAGAATCTCGAACTTGCTCCCATTGGTCTATATCATTTGATCTGTTAGCTAACAAACCAGCTACTGTGTTTATAGCTAGTGGCAGACCATGGCATCTTTTTATTATTGACAGAGAGACTTCTTCTAGATGAGGCGGGCAGGAGGTCTGCCTTTGAAAAACTCTGTTATAAAACAGCATTGAGGAGTCCTGGTTACTCAGAGGCTGAATGTTGTGAATATATCCTTCATAACTTGAGCAGCATGATCTGGCTACATCAGAATGTCTTGTAGTAGTAATTATTCTACTGCGTAATTTATTCTCAGGTAAAGCAGACTTCACAAATTCCCAGGCGATTGTGCTTCAGATATCATCAACAATGATTAAGTACCTATTTGAATGGCAATGGCATTAGTTTCACAAGATCAAGTAACAAATTTCCATTGCTAGTATATATGATTGTATAGAAACTTAGTGCAGATTCACAACAGAATTTTAATAGATATACCACTACCTACTTATTGTAAACATTGATCATAAATTATTAAATAAATTTTATAAAGTTAGTGTTTCTGAAATATATTAATTGCAGTATACCTTCCTACAAGCACAAACAATTGTACTGTCTTTTGGATAGACTTGGTTGTGGTAGGTAAAGAGGGCAGCAGACTGATGAGGTCCTTACGTAATCCGATAATATATAcactccccccccccccttcccccACACaccctttcttttttttctgttCATATCATAATATTGGATATTTCTATCGAAGTAGACATGGGTATTTTTATGCTTACCTTTTATCTTGTAGATATGCTCTGACATTATTTATGAGTTGCCGCTCATCGTCTTCTGATGCATGAGTCTTACTACTACCCAGTTCTGTAAGCAGATCACGGAGTATCTTCTTTATGATGGGACTTCGTGAAACTGGTACAAAAGCTGTACAATCAAATTGACTCTTGATTTTGCGATACACTTGGTTCGCGAGAGTTGTTTTGCCGAGGCCTCCAAAACCCACAATAGACACCACTCTAAGCTGTTGTGTCGAGTCGTCTTTCATCAACCAATCCATGAGATTCTGCGTAGGACCGTCGATACCAACAAGTTTCTCTGCTTCCACATACAGCGCTGGCAATCGTGGATCAATCTCCACTTTGCCCGCGGTGGAGATCGATTCGTCGTACTTGTATCTCAAGCGACGCTCACTCTCCTCAACCACACGAGCCTTGAGCTCGTGAATCTGGTTAGCCATCTGGAAGCCTGACCATAGCTTTTTAACCTTACCAATTATCTTCTCAACAAAATTACCTGCCCTGGCGGCGTCGCCATGGTTGAGCTTCTGCATAAACATGTCAATGCAATCTTCGATATCATAGGTTAGTTCCCGTATGTTGTCCCTCCAAACCTGTACCTGCACGTCAAGTTTCTCCGCTGCTGCCAGCTTCTGAAGCAAGGCGTTCATACTGCTGAGCTCGTTCCTCAGAAAAGCAATGTCGGACTTGGTGACTCCAAGGAGCTCATACTCCCCCTCAACCATTGCAGAGAGCTTGGCGAGCAGGGAGTTCATCACCCCTGTTGAAGCACTCGCTAGTGCCCCATCCATCTTCCAAACGACGAACAATTCTTGGCTTGCTCCGGCACTTGTCCGCCGTGAGGCAGTCAGCACTCAGCAGGGATGGATCTCACCCTGGCTGCTACGGCCACCGGATCGAGTTGGAGAACTGCTTGAGGCTCCTTGCAAAAGAACTGCTTTCTGTGTTGTTGCTTTCCGGATCTGTGACGTCTCTGCAAATTGAGAAGCTGGGATTGGGATGTAAATTGCAAGGGAACGGTTTAGTATATGGTTGTGAACTTTCACCGACAGTGTGTTCTAGGCTGCTGCAATAATGGAGAAGCTTGGCGGCAGGCAGTTTCCAGCGAGACTAGTCCCGGAGACTGGACCACGGCAGGACAAGCCTAATAAATTCTGAAATTGAACGGCAATAGCATTCAACAAAATACATAGTACAACTCCTATATATGAGGACAAGACAAGCTTAAACCAACCCGTTCCCATCGTTGACTGGCTGGGCCATTTACGCGTTCCTGTGCAGACGTGCCTGATCAGTCATTCAGTCTAGTACTCCTTGACAGCGAAATCATCGGAGTTGAGCGCCACTGCTAGTCTGCTATCACGTACTCCCTCTTCCAGAATTTCTGTCGTTCTCCTTcctgagaaacaactttaacaaaatatatattaaaaagattattatttatggtacataattagtatcatcggaaagatctttgaatttagttttttaataaatttatttggagatacaaatgttgctagtattttctacaaatcgagtcaaacttatgGCACGAAAACCGAAAACGACAATTAAAtcgagacagagggagtatgccGTTGGAGAGACGGTGGTGAaagatttttgtttttttggccTGTTTGCTGTGCTGCAGCAGCCAGCTAGCTGCTGCTGTGTTGACCACCCATTCAGTTACAGTATTCCTTCGCTAGAAACCAAAGAGCAGCAGTAGCTTACAGCCAGCCAAACAAACAgaccttttttttttgagagaatgTGCTTAGGCGTGTATTTCACTAAGAGAAATTAGAAAAGAGTACAGCAACGGCTTTGCCCGACGGCGAGTGGCCAGCAGAACATGACGTTAACGCAcccgaaaaaaaaaagagaacaaTTGAAGTGCGCAATCCATCAAAACTTTGTCAGGCGCATGGGTTATAACGCAACGGACAATTGGGTTAGCAGTTTAGCACCCAAACAAACAGACCTTGGGTTAGCACCCAAACAAACTGTTGGTCCTTGTTATAACGCAATGGACGGGGCATGGCCCTGAAACTCTATAAAAAGCACGATGCAACGTGTTTGGTTTCTCGGAACAGTAGGCGCGGAACGATCCAATGCTATATCTGAACCTGACAGCAGTGTTTGGTTCACGTCAGGAGATGAACCCATCCGTCATCGAACTAATTTTGTGGAACAGACTCATTCCGCAGAAAAGTATGGGACGACCCGTCTGATCTGCATGTGAGACTGATCCATGCCGGATGAGTCCATTCATGAAACCAAACATGCTAAGTGACAGCATTGCCCTAGATGTGTATAGTAGTTTATCCATTGGTTAGAACAAGGACACTAAAAATTCTGAAGTTGAATATCTAATTGGTTCCTTGCCTAGCTTTTGCACACTTCCCCAAGGTAGAGACCTTATTAGTTTCAGAATAAGCCATCCAGCAACCTTACCAACCAAGCAAATAGTCTAGTTTATTAATAGCAAATGCGTACACCTAATCATAGCACAGAACTCACAAGGAGGAGGAAGAGCAGCTCATAAGATTACTAGcgaaaaacaaagacatctttgcttgGTCAGCCAACGATCTCCAAGGGGTTAGCAGGGGCATCATTGAACACTCACTGGACACAGACCCAGAAATTAGGCACAAAAGCAAAGACAGCGTGAGGATGGGAGGCATTCGGAATTCGGAATGGTCAGTGTAGCTCCAGACGCATCTCCACATTGGTGCAAGCTCATGCATGAAAATGGAATGCTGGATAACCAGTGCAGGCTCACATATGAATGATGCCTCAATAACAACATAAAGATGAGACTATTCCATTGATTGCAGATACTCCATGACGCCAAAATTATTATCTCCCATGAAGTGAAAATGTAAGCTTGTTctgaagctttccaaaatgttaaaAGGTGTTAAGTTGACCTGTACCTTTACAAATTTTTTTTGACATTTTTACTGAACTGTCAGCGGGAAAGAGATACCCTACTGTTTCCTCTTTATTTTCATTGCAAAGAAGAAAGTTATACCTCTGTTTTTTCATCGCAAAGACGACAGTTATGCCGTGTATTTTCATTGCAAAGAAGACAATCCACCAATTTTCTTATTAGAAGTTCTCTTGTACTAAATCTATCAGTCCACCACTTTTCTTATTAGAAGTTCTCTTGTATGAAATCTATCTTTTGGATGCATGcatggagctgagaaaacattaGGCCCTTCAATTGACACTCATTATGCTAGGATTCCTGGTGTGCAGACGAACTTATGTATGTTGTGGATGATGAGAATAAAAAAACTTGAACTCAGAGATATTGGCTTGATTTTATTGAAGATATAAAGAGAGTAGTCACTTGTTGAATGAGCGCAGCCTCACCAACCACCATCATTTTATTTATTTGGGCACAGCCCATATACCACATATGCAGGTCACATTATGGCACCTGTGTGAACCAAAGGGCTGTTAGACTGGTGGCAGAAGCTATTATGTTAGGGATCATGCACCATGTAGTTCCCAAAGGCTCAGCTATATAGGCACGTAGTGCCCATTGTAATAATGAAAACCAAGATCAATGGGAAAGAAAAAGGTCGTCAAACATTGGGGCGAGAGGTGGAGGCGATGCATGCATGGAGGATTTGGACCATATATGCAGAAAACATAAAATTGCTTCACGAAGACAAAGAACTTAAGATGGAAGAGAGATACAAGCAGTCATATGAGCCAGAGAAAGAGAGCCTATAGCTGGAGAAGAATTGCATCAGAATAAGTGAGGGTTACAATTGAGGCCAATGGTCCAGAGGCAAAGGAAAATTAGATTCATTGTAGGAATGCTACGGCCAGCTCGGGAAAGAAGAAGGCATAGTTAGCTCTGGCTTCCTGTCGCTGGTTGTGGCCAACCAGAGGCTACTTGTATCTGCCTATGGTAGTTTTTTTTAAGAAATATAGTGCATACAATGTATTATCAATATAGACATATTATAATATTTTTTGATAAAATGTATGTAGAGCAATATAGacaataataatagtaataataataataataataataataataataataataataatgataataataataataatgatgatgataatgatgatgataatgatgatgatgataataataataataataataatacttatggcagcagcagcagcagtagtagtaagaATAATAATGGATAGGTTAGAAACGAAAATAGGTATAATTTTAAAGTTTTAGTTAACCATGATAGGTAATAATTTACAAATAAATTTGGGGGTTTATATTAGATTATGTTTCATAATAATATGGGTGGATAATTTAGATTCTTGTCTTTTAAGTTAGGCCATATGTAGTTTAGGAGTGACCGACGGGGCTTGCAGTCTATATATTCTCCGCTAGAAAATGATGTGCTTCCCAAGGTTTTTAGTTTCACTAAGTTGGTCTAATTATTAGTGTATTTGGTCATAGGGTCAACAGACAACATCACAAAACGGTCCAGGCAACAAAAGAATAGGTCCACTCACGTTTTTGGACTCTTTCCACAGTACCAAGTGGATGAGAGGCTTCCTTGGCTACCAAATAAAGTATATATTGGCCGAGCAAAGCGATAGCACCCTTATActcatgtgtgtatatatagcctAGCCATGATATTGCCACTCCAAGCAGTTACAAAGCGTGCCACCCTATATGTAGCTGCACAAATGCGCAACAAGCCACCCAAGAGAGGCATGATCAAAATTCAAGTACTCTCTAGGAATGGAAGACATCAGAAATACAACAATTCAAACCAAAGAATGTTAGAGGCCAACAACCCAGCGCCGAAGTGCACAAGGTCGTCCAGGCCATAGATGGATACAGATGACTGGCATGGGCATCACTCAAAACCTCTCACTCTGCAATTTCTATTTACCAATTGTTGCCAGTGTCTGCATCGACCTCCACCACATGATGGAAGCCGTTGTGCTCTATGTGCCAGTTGCACAGCAGTGTACTCGTCTGACTGGACGAAAAACAAGAAGATAATGAAGGGATCCAGGTGCACGATGACATGTAGCTTGCTTGGCTGAGGCCCAACGTCCGGAGCACATGGGGCTTCCTTGACTAGTACGCTTCCGGCACTTGCTTGACTATGGCAGTGACAACGTGTTCATCTTCCCTGCCACAATGTTGCTAGAGGTGATCGGCTCCTGCATAAAATGGAGGGAGTGGACAACGGGCAATTAATGGCGGCAGATGTCAGTGCTGCTAGCATGTCTGTCCAAGGTTGGATTGCTACATTATAGGAGGAACTTCTTCTGGCATGTAAAACATTATAGTCCAAAGCATTAAGTTCTTTTCTTATGTTGGATGGCAATTTAGaacttttttaaataatattattttaataaataatTGCAGATCTAGATGTCGGTTTTACACCGACTGAGCACATATGGGCCTGTGAATTGCCAACAGTATACATGACAGGCAAAAATCACAGTGCAGGGCCCAGTCGGCAATTAGTTAGCTGACTAGGGGCCTATTGGCCATTGGAAGACTGGCTGCACTCACAACGTGCAGCAAGTCACATTCCTTTTCAGATTTGTTTTGTTAATCACGTTACTTTACTATTTtgatttttagattttttttcaaCACCAAACA
Proteins encoded in this region:
- the LOC136503492 gene encoding disease resistance protein RGA5-like, producing the protein MVSGLHSQLVRDILLLSYYDLPHHLKSCFLYLCIFPEDCKIAREKLIWRWIAEGFITNEIGQTLDQTGENYFNDLINRSLIQPIDIMYDGMARACRLHDTVLDLIISLSTEQNFVTVVEGEMFKCSADKIRRLSLLSSFLENDVLQEIMNKCSQVRSLIRFHVANKEAPHLPIFHSLRVLVLRCTCANLGISNHHIKSIGSSLQLKYLEIGCHSITELPETIGGLQYLQTLDIHGSKIDKLPPTIGNLKNLVRLLVDFNIELPDQIGNLQSLRMLSHAYSSGSVKFLEQLRRLTNLRVLHIRLHGSSELGDHGMWKYQEALESSLTVLGKHGLQSLEIDTNDYSTSRLMDLLCCNATFLRKLCNQSYLSRIPQGMQCLVNLAHLDIRVTCIKQEDLCILGAIPSLLYAILTSLEAPTERLSIGSQHFCYLKEFIFRSYGEDGLRMVAEQEAMPRLRSLGLNFRAKETESKTGFEFNFVHLAKLEHITATIDCYKATRSRVEAAEAAIRNTANIHPGHPTLQIERFREYSTVEDEDRREMVLAVEDSTTCDKEVQQKHSRKRKCCEGLLPY
- the LOC136505422 gene encoding disease resistance protein RGA5-like, whose translation is MDGALASASTGVMNSLLAKLSAMVEGEYELLGVTKSDIAFLRNELSSMNALLQKLAAAEKLDVQVQVWRDNIRELTYDIEDCIDMFMQKLNHGDAARAGNFVEKIIGKVKKLWSGFQMANQIHELKARVVEESERRLRYKYDESISTAGKVEIDPRLPALYVEAEKLVGIDGPTQNLMDWLMKDDSTQQLRVVSIVGFGGLGKTTLANQVYRKIKSQFDCTAFVPVSRSPIIKKILRDLLTELGSSKTHASEDDERQLINNVRAYLQDKRYLIIVDDI